A stretch of [Clostridium] scindens DNA encodes these proteins:
- a CDS encoding DNA topoisomerase 3, producing MKLIIAEKPSVAQTIAAALGVKEKKDGYIEGGGYLISWCVGHLVQLAEAAAYGEQYKKWSFESLPILPEEWQYAVDPDKGKQFKTLKELMHRADVSEVVNACDAGREGELIFRFVYEAAGCKKPMRRLWISSMEDGAIKAGFASLKDGQEYDALFASALCRAKADWLIGINATRLFSCLYGKTLNVGRVQTPTLKMLTDRDAAISHFQKEKYYHVRLDLSGAEAASGRISDKAEADALKGACEAETAVCVSLTREKKTAAPPKLFDLTSLQREANRIFGYTAKQTLDLAQSLYEKRLLTYPRTDSSFLTDDMGGTAAGIIALLCEKLPFMAGADFTPEVVKVLDSKKVSDHHAIIPTMELAKADPDALPESEKNILTLAGARLLFATAEPHIYEAVTAVFSCAGTDFTARGKTVLAEGWKELQRRYRATLKDKPEAEDGENADVTLPELSEGQGFPNPAAKVTEHTTTPPKPHSEASLLSAMERAGNGDTDPDAERRGLGTPATRAAVIEKLVKGGFAERKGKQLIPTKNGNSLICILPDILTSPQLTAEWENNLTQIAKGAADPGEFLSGIEAMARELVQTHAAALDGKKDLFREEKPSVGKCPRCGSPVHEGKKNYYCSNKECAFVMWKNDRFFEERKTAFSAKIAAALLKSGKANVKKLYSPKTGKTYDGTIVLADTGGKYVNYRIEVQKN from the coding sequence ATGAAACTGATTATTGCAGAAAAGCCGAGCGTGGCGCAGACTATCGCCGCCGCGCTTGGCGTTAAGGAAAAGAAAGACGGATATATCGAGGGCGGCGGCTACCTCATTTCATGGTGCGTCGGGCATTTGGTACAGCTTGCGGAAGCTGCCGCCTACGGGGAGCAATATAAAAAATGGAGTTTTGAGAGCTTACCCATTCTGCCGGAGGAATGGCAGTACGCCGTTGACCCGGACAAGGGGAAGCAATTCAAAACCCTAAAAGAGCTTATGCACCGCGCCGACGTTTCCGAAGTGGTAAATGCGTGTGACGCGGGGCGCGAGGGAGAATTGATTTTCCGCTTTGTCTACGAAGCGGCGGGCTGCAAGAAGCCCATGCGCCGCTTGTGGATTTCCTCAATGGAGGACGGGGCAATCAAGGCGGGCTTTGCTTCCCTCAAAGACGGGCAGGAATACGACGCGCTCTTTGCGTCTGCCCTCTGCCGCGCAAAGGCTGACTGGCTTATCGGCATTAACGCCACCCGGCTTTTCTCCTGCCTGTATGGAAAGACCTTGAACGTGGGGCGCGTCCAGACCCCGACCTTAAAAATGCTCACCGACCGGGACGCGGCTATCTCCCATTTCCAGAAAGAAAAATATTATCATGTGCGCCTTGATTTATCCGGCGCGGAAGCGGCAAGCGGGAGGATTTCCGACAAGGCAGAAGCCGACGCGCTGAAAGGGGCTTGCGAAGCGGAAACGGCGGTATGCGTTTCCCTCACCAGAGAGAAGAAAACCGCAGCCCCGCCGAAGCTCTTTGACCTTACCTCTTTGCAGCGGGAAGCGAACCGCATTTTCGGCTACACCGCGAAGCAGACCCTTGACCTTGCACAATCCCTTTATGAAAAGCGGCTCCTTACTTATCCGAGGACGGACAGCAGCTTTCTTACTGACGACATGGGCGGCACCGCAGCGGGCATTATCGCGCTGCTTTGCGAAAAACTCCCCTTTATGGCGGGCGCGGACTTCACGCCGGAGGTTGTAAAGGTATTAGACAGTAAAAAAGTATCAGACCACCACGCAATCATTCCCACTATGGAGCTTGCAAAGGCTGACCCGGACGCGCTGCCGGAAAGCGAGAAGAATATCCTTACCCTTGCGGGGGCGCGTCTGCTTTTTGCCACCGCCGAGCCGCATATTTATGAAGCGGTTACGGCGGTTTTCTCATGCGCCGGGACAGACTTCACCGCAAGGGGAAAGACCGTACTTGCGGAGGGTTGGAAAGAGCTTCAACGCAGATACCGGGCGACGCTGAAAGATAAGCCCGAAGCGGAGGACGGGGAAAATGCAGACGTGACGCTGCCGGAGCTTTCCGAGGGACAGGGCTTTCCTAACCCCGCCGCAAAAGTAACGGAGCATACCACAACGCCGCCGAAGCCCCACAGCGAAGCAAGCCTTTTGTCGGCTATGGAACGCGCCGGGAACGGGGACACCGACCCGGACGCGGAACGCCGGGGGCTTGGCACTCCCGCCACCCGCGCCGCCGTCATTGAAAAACTGGTAAAGGGCGGCTTTGCGGAGCGCAAGGGGAAGCAGCTTATCCCTACCAAAAACGGGAACAGCCTTATCTGTATTCTGCCGGATATACTCACTTCCCCACAGCTTACCGCAGAATGGGAAAACAATCTGACGCAGATAGCAAAGGGAGCCGCAGACCCCGGCGAATTTCTGTCCGGCATTGAAGCTATGGCGCGGGAGCTTGTGCAGACACACGCCGCAGCACTGGACGGGAAAAAGGATTTGTTCCGGGAGGAAAAGCCCTCTGTCGGCAAATGCCCCCGTTGCGGTTCCCCCGTCCATGAGGGGAAGAAAAACTATTATTGCAGCAACAAAGAATGTGCCTTTGTCATGTGGAAGAATGACCGCTTTTTCGAGGAACGCAAGACCGCTTTTTCCGCGAAGATTGCCGCCGCGCTCCTTAAATCCGGCAAGGCGAATGTGAAGAAGCTCTACTCCCCGAAAACAGGCAAGACCTACGACGGAACTATCGTTCTGGCTGACACTGGCGGGAAATACGTCAACTACCGTATCGAAGTGCAGAAGAACTAA
- a CDS encoding Shedu anti-phage system protein SduA domain-containing protein has protein sequence MKSIHTFDVFAPTDEQEEAMNKKRGGHYRRGKNKEMDYFIECATSLFPNNHYSRFTPIYDTTKEFYQLITSSDTTERAILNWIASNRAWNYLFGLLRHYYRTGHHDDNYIFPEFKIGSAYVADYLLIGNSSDGYQFVFVELEAPNGRITKEKGTRFGEVINKGIEQVRDWQMYIAANWNVIVAELEKHSFSNTKLPRQLYKYCPYQIYYAVIAGLRKDFENIRDRKLQLQNENNITLLHYENLIDVANEN, from the coding sequence ATGAAATCAATACATACTTTCGATGTTTTTGCTCCTACTGATGAACAGGAAGAAGCAATGAATAAAAAACGTGGCGGGCATTACAGGCGCGGTAAAAACAAAGAAATGGATTACTTTATTGAGTGTGCTACTTCGCTATTTCCCAACAACCATTATTCAAGGTTCACACCTATATATGATACGACAAAAGAGTTTTATCAACTGATTACTTCTTCCGATACAACAGAAAGAGCTATACTAAATTGGATAGCTTCTAATCGTGCATGGAATTATTTGTTTGGCTTATTACGGCATTATTACAGAACAGGACACCATGACGATAATTATATCTTTCCAGAGTTCAAAATCGGGTCGGCTTATGTGGCTGATTATCTGCTCATAGGTAATAGTTCAGACGGTTATCAATTTGTCTTTGTGGAATTAGAAGCTCCCAACGGGCGGATAACAAAAGAAAAAGGTACTCGTTTCGGGGAAGTAATCAATAAAGGGATTGAACAGGTTAGGGATTGGCAAATGTATATTGCTGCAAATTGGAATGTAATTGTAGCAGAATTGGAAAAGCACTCATTCTCCAATACAAAGTTACCCAGACAATTATACAAATATTGCCCTTATCAAATCTACTATGCTGTGATAGCCGGACTCCGTAAAGATTTTGAGAATATTCGTGATAGAAAGCTCCAACTGCAAAATGAAAATAACATAACACTTTTGCATTACGAAAATCTCATAGATGTTGCAAACGAAAATTAA
- a CDS encoding DUF4366 domain-containing protein produces the protein MNKKILRTLTALCAALMLSGGFSVTAFAQTPEGEDDTNDSGVVYEEPQKEEPLTPDGNATLVDDFGGNKQLITVTTKNGNYFYILIDRDDEGENTVHFLNQVDEADLLALMEDGSTEAAPPAVCSCTEKCEAGKVNVSCPVCKDNMTACSGKEAEPETEEPPELPKEKGNAGGLVLFLVVALLGGGGAFYYFKFMKPKQNVKGGTDLEDFDFDDYDEDEPDEGDGLSDEEQEDEEA, from the coding sequence ATGAATAAGAAAATCCTTAGAACACTGACCGCACTTTGCGCCGCCCTTATGCTTTCGGGCGGCTTTTCCGTCACCGCTTTTGCACAGACCCCGGAGGGAGAGGACGACACCAACGACAGCGGCGTTGTCTACGAGGAACCCCAAAAGGAAGAACCCCTTACCCCGGACGGGAACGCGACCCTTGTAGACGATTTCGGCGGCAACAAGCAGCTTATCACCGTAACGACCAAAAACGGCAATTACTTTTATATCCTCATTGACCGGGACGACGAGGGCGAGAACACCGTACATTTCCTTAATCAAGTGGACGAAGCCGACCTCTTAGCACTTATGGAGGACGGAAGCACCGAAGCAGCCCCGCCCGCCGTTTGCAGTTGCACCGAAAAATGCGAAGCCGGAAAGGTAAATGTGAGCTGCCCCGTCTGCAAGGACAACATGACCGCTTGCAGCGGCAAGGAAGCAGAGCCGGAAACCGAGGAACCGCCGGAGCTGCCCAAAGAGAAAGGCAATGCGGGCGGGCTTGTGCTTTTCCTTGTCGTGGCACTTCTTGGCGGCGGGGGCGCGTTCTATTATTTTAAGTTTATGAAGCCGAAGCAAAACGTCAAGGGCGGCACCGACCTTGAAGATTTCGATTTTGACGACTACGACGAGGACGAGCCGGACGAGGGGGACGGGCTTTCTGATGAAGAACAGGAGGACGAGGAAGCATGA
- a CDS encoding DUF4315 family protein: MAMNKIERIDKEIAKTREKITEYQNKLRGLEAQKTEAENLQIVQLVRSMRLSPHELSAMLSGGGIPGMEAAPGYPAEPADHDTEEMEDTENE; this comes from the coding sequence ATGGCTATGAACAAAATTGAACGTATCGACAAGGAGATTGCAAAGACCCGCGAGAAAATCACCGAGTACCAGAATAAATTAAGGGGGCTTGAAGCGCAGAAAACCGAAGCGGAAAACCTGCAAATCGTACAGCTTGTGCGCTCCATGCGCCTTTCCCCGCATGAGCTTTCCGCTATGCTTTCCGGGGGCGGTATTCCGGGCATGGAAGCCGCGCCGGGCTACCCCGCAGAACCCGCAGACCACGACACCGAAGAAATGGAGGACACCGAGAATGAATAA
- a CDS encoding CHAP domain-containing protein translates to MTREGAVEVNAATGKKKRISKRIRDADFAKTEAPPQPEQAAQPLPGGATSPPLTDTPPLPHAPGAEREQDTAAAERVLERIDGARTRKASKKAARKAQAEAKAKEKSSRLQFTDEERATPELERYIRKSDKAADRLDAAKAAIPKEKKLVRERTFDEATGKGKTRLHFEEQEKPIGRNKPHNNPLSRPAQEAGIFVHNKIHSVEKDNSGVEGAHKSEELAERGAKYGTRKVKEGYRSHKLKPYRAAAKAEKAAFKANVDFQYHKSLHDNPQIAGNPLSRFMQKQQIKRQYAKSARKGGAKTAQKAAENTRKAAKKTAEETKKAIAFVGRHPAGVCIAVAALLLFIMVSAGLSSCGSMFSGLMNGILGTSYTSEDSDLVATENNYAAKENELQQQIDNIESTHPGYDEYRYDLDSIGHNPHELASYLTALLQTYTPQSAQAELNRVFAMQYTLTLTEETEIRYRTETSTDPETGETTSEEVPYEYHILNVKLTNKPISEIAEELLTPQQLEMYRVYLETSGNKPLIFGGGSPDMGASEDLSGVQLVNGTRPGNTAVVDLAKRQVGNVGGRPFWSWYGFNSRVEWCACFVSWCYNQAGKSEPRFAGCQSQGVPWFQSRGQWGARGYENIAPGDAIFFDWDGDGSADHVGLVIGTDGERVYTVEGNSGDACKIKSYPVNYSCIKGYGLMNWN, encoded by the coding sequence AGCGCAGCCCCTACCGGGCGGCGCAACTTCCCCGCCCTTAACCGACACGCCGCCGCTTCCCCATGCGCCGGGGGCAGAACGGGAACAGGACACCGCCGCAGCCGAGCGCGTCTTGGAGCGTATCGACGGGGCGCGTACCAGAAAGGCGAGCAAAAAGGCGGCGAGGAAAGCACAGGCAGAAGCCAAAGCAAAAGAAAAATCTTCCCGCTTGCAGTTTACCGACGAGGAACGGGCAACGCCGGAGCTTGAAAGGTATATCCGAAAATCGGACAAAGCAGCCGACCGTCTGGACGCGGCAAAGGCGGCTATCCCCAAAGAAAAGAAACTTGTACGGGAGCGCACCTTTGATGAAGCCACCGGGAAAGGCAAGACCCGCCTACATTTTGAGGAACAGGAAAAGCCCATAGGAAGGAATAAGCCCCACAATAACCCGCTATCCCGCCCCGCACAGGAAGCGGGTATTTTCGTCCACAACAAGATACATTCCGTTGAAAAGGACAATTCCGGCGTTGAGGGGGCGCACAAATCCGAAGAACTGGCAGAGCGCGGCGCAAAGTACGGGACGCGGAAAGTCAAGGAGGGCTACCGCAGCCACAAGCTCAAACCCTACCGGGCGGCGGCAAAGGCAGAGAAAGCGGCGTTCAAGGCGAATGTGGATTTCCAGTACCATAAATCCCTACATGACAATCCGCAGATTGCGGGCAATCCCCTTTCCCGCTTCATGCAGAAGCAGCAAATCAAGCGGCAGTATGCAAAGTCGGCAAGGAAAGGCGGCGCAAAAACGGCGCAGAAAGCCGCAGAGAACACCCGCAAGGCGGCAAAAAAGACCGCCGAGGAAACAAAAAAGGCAATCGCTTTTGTAGGGCGGCACCCGGCGGGCGTATGTATCGCCGTTGCCGCGCTGCTCTTATTCATCATGGTATCGGCGGGGCTTTCCTCTTGCGGCTCCATGTTCTCCGGCTTGATGAACGGCATACTTGGGACTTCCTACACGTCGGAGGACAGCGACCTTGTGGCGACGGAAAATAATTACGCCGCAAAGGAAAACGAGCTTCAGCAGCAGATTGACAATATCGAAAGCACCCACCCCGGCTATGACGAATACCGCTATGACCTTGACAGTATCGGGCATAACCCCCATGAGTTAGCGTCCTACCTCACCGCCCTTTTACAGACCTACACCCCGCAGAGCGCACAGGCAGAACTAAACCGCGTCTTTGCCATGCAGTACACTTTGACGCTGACGGAAGAAACGGAAATCCGCTACCGCACAGAAACAAGCACAGACCCGGAAACAGGGGAAACGACCAGCGAGGAAGTACCCTACGAGTACCATATCCTCAACGTGAAGCTGACGAACAAGCCCATTTCCGAGATTGCGGAGGAACTTCTAACGCCACAGCAGCTTGAAATGTACCGCGTCTATCTGGAAACAAGCGGAAACAAGCCGCTGATTTTCGGCGGCGGCTCCCCCGATATGGGCGCGTCCGAGGATTTAAGCGGCGTACAGCTTGTAAACGGCACACGCCCCGGCAACACCGCCGTTGTAGACCTTGCGAAGCGGCAAGTCGGCAACGTAGGCGGGCGACCCTTTTGGAGCTGGTACGGATTTAACAGCCGCGTGGAATGGTGCGCCTGTTTTGTTTCATGGTGCTACAATCAAGCCGGGAAAAGCGAGCCGCGCTTTGCCGGGTGCCAGTCGCAGGGCGTACCCTGGTTCCAGTCACGCGGGCAATGGGGCGCGAGGGGCTATGAGAATATCGCCCCCGGCGACGCTATCTTTTTCGACTGGGACGGGGACGGGAGCGCAGACCATGTAGGGCTTGTTATCGGGACGGACGGGGAGCGCGTCTATACCGTCGAGGGCAATTCCGGCGACGCCTGCAAGATAAAGAGCTACCCCGTCAATTACTCCTGTATCAAGGGCTACGGCTTAATGAATTGGAACTGA